One Ahaetulla prasina isolate Xishuangbanna chromosome 17, ASM2864084v1, whole genome shotgun sequence genomic window carries:
- the CTXND2 gene encoding cortexin domain containing 2, producing the protein MESPTMEPFVDVDQGICLTFLSLMGLFLLAMMVRCAKLIVDPYTAIPTSTWQEEPVD; encoded by the coding sequence ATGGAAAGTCCCACGATGGAGCCCTTTGTGGACGTGGACCAAGGCATCTGCCTCACCTTCCTCTCCCTGATGGGTCTCTTCCTGCTGGCCATGATGGTGAGGTGCGCCAAGCTGATCGTGGACCCCTACACGGCCATCCCCACCTCCACCTGGCAGGAGGAACCCGTGGACTGA